GAGGCCTCTAGAAAATGTGGTGCAAATGCTATGATTTTATATATTTGAAGTGTCGTAAAACCTGCGGCTAATAATTTTAAATAGGTATACTGGGCCATATAAATACCTCCTCTTATTGACATTATAAAACGTAAGATAAAGTAAACTTATTACATTTTCATATCTTAATTGTTAGCAAAATGTAAGGAGTAATATTTACTAGCCATTTTTTAAATATTAAAAGCATATATAAAAACGCACAAATTCTGGATGTGCCAGAATTTGTGCTAAACATAATATACTATTGTTTTACAGTTAATAATTGTTCATAAATGCCTGCTTCTTTAGCCGCTTCAATTAGAGTAGTTCCAATTTCTGAAGGAGTATCAGCAGTTTTTACGCCACAATCGTTAAGTGTTTTGATTTTTTCTTCAGCAGTACCTTTACCACCTGAAATAATCGCACCAGCGTGTCCCATACGTTTTCCTGGAGGAGCTGTTTGACCACCAACGAATCCGACAACTGGTTTGTTCATGTTGGCTTTAATCCATTCAGCAGCTTCTTCTTCTGCTGTACCACCGATTTCACCAATCATAACTACTGCGTGAGTTTCATCGTCTTCATTAAATGCTTTTAATACATCGATGAAGTTAGTTCCGTTTACTGGGTCCCCACCGATACCTACAGCAGTTGTTTGACCAATACCTTCTTCAGTTAATTGGTGAACTGCTTCGTAAGTTAATGTACCAGAACGTGATACTACACCTACGTGACCTTTTTTGTGAATGTAACCTGGCATAATACCAATTTTACATTCGTCAGCTGTAATAACACCTGGGCAGTTGGGTCCAACTACGCGAGTCTTTTTGCCTTCTGAATAACGTTTTACTTTAACCATATCTACAACTGGAATGTGTTCAGTGATACAGATAGCCATATCTAATTCTGCATCGATACATTCTAAAATAGCGTCTGCCGCGAATGGTGCTGGTACATATATTACTGATACGTTTGCACCTGTTTCTTCTTTAGCTTCATCTACTGTATTGAATACTGGTACACCTTCTACAACTTGTCCACCTTTACCTGGTGTAACACCTGCAACTATTTGTGTGCCATATTCTAACATTTGTTTAGTATGGAAAAGGGCAGTAGACCCTGTGATACCTTGTACAATTACTTTTGTATTTTTATCTATAAATACACTCATCTTAGTGCTCCCATCCTTTCCTTACGCTTCTTTAACAAGCTTTACAATTTTTTGTGCACCTTCAGCCATAGTAGCGGCTGGTTCGATAGCTAATCCAGATTCTTTAAGAATCTCTTTACCTTCTTTAACATTTGTACCTTCTAAACGTACAACTAATGGTAAAGTAAGGTCTACTTCTTTAACTGCAGCTACGATACCTTCAGCGATAACATCACATTTCATGATTCCACCGAAAATATTTACAAAGATACCTTTAACATTGTCATCACTTAAGATGATTTTAAATGCTTCAGTAACTTTTTCTTTAGTAGCGCCGCCCCCTACGTCTAGGAAGTTAGCTGGATTTCCGCCGAAATGGTTAATTGTATCCATTGTAGCCATTGCTAAGCCTGCACCGTTTACCATACAACCGATGTCGCCATCTAAAGCGATGTATGATAAATCATATTTAGAAGCTTCAATTTCTTTTGGATCTTCTTCTTCTAAATCGCGTAATTCTTGGATATCTTTATGTCTAAACATTGCATTGTCGTCGAAATTAACTTTAGCATCTAATGCTAAAACTTCACCGTCACCAGTAGTTACTAGTGGGTTAATTTCAACGATTGAACAATCTTTTTCTACAAAGACGTTATATAAAGAAATTAAAAATTTCGCAGCTTTATTAATTGATTCTTTAGGAATATTAATATTGAAAGCGATTCTTCTTGCTTGATAAGGTGCTAAACCAGTTACAGGATCAATTGTTTCTTTAAAGATCTTTTCTGGTGTCTTAGCAGCTACCTCTTCAATTTCAGTTCCGCCTTCTTCAGAAGCCATTAACGTAATACGGTCTGTTGCTCTATCGATTACAAATCCTACATAATATTCTTTTTGAATATCGCAGCCTTCTTCAATGTAAAGGCGTTTTACTTCTTTACCTTCTGGTCCAGTTTGATGAGTTACTAATTGTTTACCTAATAACTCATTTGCGTAACTTTCTACTTCAGATAGTGATTTAGCAATTTTAACACCGCCAGCTTTACCTCTACCGCCAGCGTGGATTTGTGCTTTCACCACATATACATCTGAGTTTAATTCTTTAGCTTTCTCTACTGCTTCATCTGCAGTAAATGCTACGCGTCCTTCTGGGACAGCTACGCCCATGGAACGAAAGATTTTTTTGCCTTGATACTCGTGGATATTCATTCTCCATCCTCCTCTTAGGTTAAGTGCATTTCAATTATAAAAAATGTAAGCGCTATTGTAAACTGTTTGACGCTAGTTATTTATAATTTATTTTATTTAATAAGAATTATTAACTATAGATTTAATTGGTTCAAATGTTTTTCGATGTTCTTTTATAACGCCAAATTGTTCTATGCCCTTAAGATGTTCTTTCGTGCCATAACCGACATTATTACTAAATCCGTATCCTGGATAAGTGGCGTCAAGTTGGCGCATATAGTTATCTCTATGTTCTTTTGCGAGTACACTAGCAGCGGCAATCGATACGCTTCGTGCATCACCTTTAATGAGTGATTGTTGAGGTATATCTATATCCAATTCCATTGCATCTACAAGTAAATGTGTTGGTTTGTTAGATAAATTTTCTATTGCACGTGTCATTGCTAATTTAGTTGCTTGGTAAATATTTAACTGATCTATTTCTTCCACAGAAGCAACACCAAAAGCATAATCTAACACTTCGTTTTTTAGTCTATACTCTAATTCTTTTCGCTTACTTGCAGATAATTTTTTGGAATCATTTAACCCTAAAAAGCGGTGTTCTTTATTTAAAATAACGGCACAAGTAACGACAGGACCGGCTAAAGGACCTCTGCCTACTTCATCAATACCACATATCAATGCTTGTGGTGCTGATGCCAAAATATTATTTTCAAACTCTGACATGACCGCGTATTGCTCAATCAATGCTTGTTCTTTTTGTAATTGTTTCTTCCTAGAAACGATGGCATTTTGTACACCTTTACGTTCATCTTGTGCAAATTCGCTTTGATCGATTTCTGCTTCTGTCAATAATTGACGTAACGCTGTTTTGACTTCTGCGATACTCAGTTTAGCCAAGATAATCACGCTCAATTTCGCTAAATATATCAAAGGTATACGTGCCTATTTTTGCATTTCTGATTTCATTAATAATTAACTCAATGACCGCTTCATAATCTACTTCATTGCCTCTTTGTAACATGCCGCGTCTTCGACCTATCGCTTCAAACCATGCTAAATTATCATCATCTTGTGCCACATCCACATTGTAATGCTTCACTAAATTATCATAATCATGTTCTTTTAAAAATTCTAAACCATAGATAGCCACTTCATCTAAATGGACAATACTGTCTTTAATGGCACCCGTAATACTTAATTTTTTACCTACTAATTGATCTTCAAATTTTGGCCATAGTATTCCTGGAGTATCTAACAATTGTAATGATTTACCTATTTTTATCCATTGTTGTTGCTTTGTTACACCCGGTGTATTACCAGTTTTAGCAATCGCTCTATTGGCTAATTTATTTATCAACGTAGATTTACCAACATTGGGTATGCCAACTATCATCGCTCTAATTGCACGCGGTTTTAGACCTTTATTACGTTCTCTTTCAAATTTTTCTTCGGTCGCTTTGATTGCAGCTTGTTCAACTTGTTTGAGATTTTTACCATGCTTGGCATCTACAGCAACTGGATAAAATCCTTGTTCTTTAAAATAAGTTTCCCATTTTTCAAGTTCTGCTAAATTTGCCATATCTTTTTTATTTAAAATAACCACTCTTGGTTTTTGTTGTATTACTTCATCAATCATTGGGTTTCTTGAACTATAAGGAATACGTGCGTCTACAAGTTCAAAAACGACATCGACCTTTTTCAATTGTTCAGTCACTTGTCTTTTGGCTTTGGCCATATGACCTGGATACCATTGAATAACCATAACTTTCACCTTTTCTTAGTTTATATTTTCATTTGCACTATATTAATAAGTGTGAGATGTATCTATTTTATTTTAATATGTAACGCTATAATATGATACCATTTCTATAAGTATTTTAAGTTTAGTAACATCGTTAAAGAATGCGCGTAAATTTTTATCAACTTAATTAGTAAATTTGCTATAAAGCAATCTTTATATATAAAATTTTGTCGGGAGAAACAATTATGAAACGAAAAGTACTGTATTTGATTGTCTTTATTGCCATCGCAATGATTGGCCATAGTTATATTATTTATAGATACATACATGATGGCATACTTTTTACAGGGCCAAATGATGGTTTAGAACAGATGATTCCTATACAAATGTTTTTATACGATCATTGGAGTCACGGGTCATGGTTCTATGCATCTGATTTTGGATTAGGTGGCGATTTTTTCACAGACTTAAGTTACTACTTCTCCACTAATATCTTATTTATTTTCAACGTGATTGGTGTCTTTATTTTACAACATGTCATTCATGTCGACACAAATGATGTAGCTTTTTGGACGGCTAACGCACTAGTTATGTCAATATTCAAATCATTTTTAGCATTAATTGCTACATTTGCTTTTGCCAAATATATCATGCTAAATCGAAAAATTGCGCTATTAGCAGCTTCTTTATTCGTTATTTCGCCATTATATTTTAGATTCACTGTATATTGGCCATTCTTTAGTGATATTTTTATTTTATTACCACTACTATTACTCTCGATTGAAAGATATATTCAACAGAGAAAAATTGGTTTGCTACTAATAGTTATAGTGCTATCGCTAATAAATAATTTTTATTTTGCATATTACCAATTACTAGTGGGTATTATTTATTTAGCAATACGACTTATTTTCAAACATCAGCAAGATATTAAATTGCGCTATCGCGATTATATAACACTATGTATTGTTGCGCTTTTAGGTTTAGGTAGCAGTATGTTTTTCTTTTTCCACGGCATTCAGAGTTACTTAGGTAATAGACGAATTCCATTTAACGGGAACGTTGATTTATTTGAGAAGTTGGATAGTAACACCAATATTTTTTACGATAATTATTTAATTGTCATTCTCTATATAACAATACAAGCACTGTTATCTTTCAAATTATATAAACATTTTTATTTTAGATTGTTTGCTATTTTGACAATTATTACGATTATTGCTAGTTTCCTTCCATTTGTAGATCAACTTTTTAATGGGATGTCTGCACCACAAAAGCGTTGGCATTTCTTGTTAGCTTTCAATGCAGCTATACTAGTAGGCTTGTATGTTAAATACTTCAAAACCATGTCGATTAAAGGTTATTGCATTACTTCACTACCCGCCGTGGCCGTTATTTTTTATAGTGCTTGGTCATATCATAATACTGTTGCTTGGGTTTATTTTGTCCCTGTAGTAAGTTTAGTTGGCTTATTAATACTTTTTGTAAAAGAAAGTTATTTTAGAACAAAACTAACAGTAATTTTTATCATTACACTATTTATCTTAAGTTTATTAGTATCTATTGTATTTATTTATAATCAAATATATTTCCCTGACCATCAACAACGGGCAAATAAAAATTATATAAATGAAAGCATGTATAGCTCACCAATGCAAAGAAACTTAGTGGCTTACATGAACAACCATAAACGCGAAGATGAACGTATTGATTGGCGTGTGAACGAACAAGATAATACGCCGATGTATCAACATTTTAAAGGTATTAGTCTGTACTCAAGCATTTTTAATCACAACATTTTAGACTATTATTATGACGACTTAAAAATCAATATGCGTGAAGAATCAGTCAGTCGTTATCAGTCGACAAATGGCCGTCAAAACATTGCTAGTCTATGGTCTGTGCGTTATTTAATGGTTAAAGATTACCAAGATAATGTACCTCGTTATTTCAAAAAAATTAAGCAAGATGGTCAATATGTTATTTACGAAAATAACTATGTCTTACCAGCAGTTAATATTACTAATCATATTTATGACGCATCAAAATTAACTAATCCGATAGATAGAGAGCATGCCATGATTAAAGGTGTCGTTATGAATAATGCAGGTAAAACATGGCAACATCCTGCTCAAAATTTAATCTCACAAAGTAAAATCAAGACAAAGCATATGAAATTATTACCTAAATATCATATTCAAGTTAAAGATAATTCAGGTGAATATGTAATTCATGTCCCTAAGAAAATAACAAAGCGCTATAAAGATTTTTATTTAACACTTAAAGTAAAAAGAGGATTACCTGATAGTAACTATACGGTGAACGTAAATGGTTATATTAACAATCGTTTGTTTAATAACTCAACGTATAAAACAGGCGTCGATACACAATTATATAAAACACAACCAGACAACAATGGCGATATTCATGTCAATGTAATGCCACGTGGTAACTATAAATTAGCAATCAAAAGTTTATATGGAGAAGATTATAAAGATTTAAAATCTGCTGCAAGACGCGACAGTCATATAAACACATATAAAGATATCAATGATGGAATTAAAGTAAACCTCAACCAACATAAAAGCGGCATAGCAAGTATTAATATACCTTATCGCAAAGGAATGCATGCCTATGTAGATCATAAATCAGTCACGCCTAAAAAAATAAACTATATGATGACAGGTGTGCCAGTTCATAAAAATGATAAAACCATTATTATTAAATATCGTCCACCTTATTGGTATACGATGTGTATCTTATCATTTATATTTATAATTTTTAGTTATTGCTTTTGGAAAGTTTATCATAACAAGCATTCTTAATATTTAAATAAAAAGGAGCCTTTGAAATGAGGAATTGTACATGTTAAACCGTCTTTGGTCTAATAAGATAACACGATTTATCTGTATTTTAGTGATGGGGATAATTGTGACTATGCTTATTTTCACCCCATATATTGTCAGATATTTTAAAGATGGCATAATTTTCAGTGGTTTCGGTGATGGTGTCAGACAGATGATGCCATTCCAAATGTATCTTTATCATCATTTTATTCATTTCGATAGCTTTTATGACCATTCCTTTGGTCTAGGTGGCGATTATATAAAAGATCTTTCTTATTATTACACTACGTCACCTCTCACTTATATTAATTTTATTTGTATATGGATATGTAGCCAAATATTTAACCTACATCCTAATAACATTATGTTCTGGCCTGGAAATCAACTTATCGTGGCTATTGCAAAAACTGTAGTTACATTTATGTTAGCTTTTTACTATTTTAATTATTTACAATTTAAAAAAGCTTCTACTTTTATTGCAGCATTATTATACAGTGGCTCAACAATAGTGATTTATTTTAATTTCACTTGGTCATTCTACGGTGATTTATTAATATTTTTACCCTTATCGTTATACGGTATGGAACGTTATTTTAAAGAAAAAAAGTTAGGCTTATTTATTTTTGCAGTCGCATTAACTCTATTCTCTAATTTTTACTTTAGCTATTTCGAAGCGCTAGTGTTATTTGGTTATTTTGTATATAGAGTAATCTGGAAACATCAACAAGATATTGTAACTAGAAAACAAAAAGTAGTGACACTAATAGTTGCTGCCTTATTAAGTTTAATGTCAGCTAGTTGGGGATTTTATACAAGTGTTTCATCATTCTTTGCAAACAACCGTAAACAAAATCCTGATTTCCATATTCCAGCATTTACTGATTTTGAACGCCAAACCCATTTTTTCTCTAATGGCTTTTATATAACAGTTACAATTTTTGCATTAGTAGCATTATTATCGTTTCAATTGTATCGACATTACTACTATCGTTTATTCGCCATATTCACTTGGATTATGCTAATTGGTTCTTTAACACCTTATTTTGATAGTTTATTTAATGGCTTCGCTACGCCAGAGAGACGTTGGATATACGTTTTCGCATTAACTACTGGCGCTTTAATTGGTCTATTTATCCATTATCTTAGAGAGATAACTTTACGTGCTTATCTTTTAGCATGTACGCCAGTCATAATAGCAATCATTATCGCTCATATTTTAATTCACCATGAAAAATTAACTTGGATGTACGTATGTCTACTAATTATGTTATCTCTAGGACTAATTATTGCTCGTAAGAACTTATTAGATAAGCGCTGGCCACTTGCTATAGTAATTGTGTTATTTATGGCTCAACAAGCGATTTTAGTCAACAATCATCGCTTTAATAATTTAAGGAAATATGAGACAACATTTTCAGCATTAAAAAGTCCACAATACCATAATGCTACACTTGCTAAATCAATCCATAAAATAAATGAGTCACATCGACAAGATCCATTCAATCGAATTGATTTTATGACGACTTTTTCACTGAATACACCACTCATCTATCGCTTTAATGGCATTTTATTATATTCAAGTATTATCGATGGAAAAATATTGGATTACTACGATAAAACAATGCAAATTAATATGCCGACAGATACTAATAGCACATATCGCTTGTTATCCAATCGTGCCAATTTAATGGCTTTATGGAATGTTCAAGATCGTATTAAAAAAACGAATGATCCAAACTTACCTTACGGCTTTAAATATACTAAAAAGATTAAGCCGAACAAGCACACGCAATTCTTGCATAGTAAAAATACGATTGATTATCCGAGTGCGCATATTACAAATAAGGTCTATAATACGCGTGACTTAAAGTCACCATTAGATAGAGAGCAAGCAATGTTACAAGGTGTAACTCTAACGAATAATCACAAAGCAAACACTAACTTTAAGCCGAATAAAAATTTATTATCTTCGGCGCATGTATCTTATATCAATGCACATAAAACGAGCAATGATACATTGATAGTTACTAAAAATAATGGTGGTATTCAATATAAGCTACCTGCACATCTAGCTCACAAATATAAAGACATGTATATTTCAATGGACTTAGTATTACAAGCGCCTGATAAACGACATAAGATAGCTTTAAATGAATATTCTCAACAACGCAAAGAACTCACATATAAATATCGACGAGTAGTAAAACCAATTACAATCAGAGTAAAAGCGAATGAAAACTCAAACATTAAACTGCCTAAAGGTAAATATAACTATAAAATACACGGTATTTATGGTGAAGATTATAAAACATTACGAACAAGCGCAAAATCACTTACTAAAATTAAAGTTTCACAACAACGAAATGGCTATACATTGACTAACAATCAGCACCGTAAAGGTTATATTGTACTTCCAATTCCTTTCAGAGATGGTATGAAGGCAAGTGCAGATGGGAAATCTATTCCTGTTACGAAAGGCAATGGTATAATGACTGTGATACATGCCAAACATGGCGAACAGCAAATTAAACTGACTTATCAACCACCACTGCTATGGCCTTTAATATGTATTAGCATTATTGGTATAGTAGCTAGCGTTTTATTTGTAAGATCAGTGAAAAGACATTAATTAAAAGCACTGTTGCTATAAAGATAGCAACAGTGCTTTTATTTATTATTTTAAACTTTATGCTTCGTAAAATTCATTAAAGACTTCGTCTAAATTTGTTTTGGCTTTGTTTATAACATCATCTTCACTCATTATTGAAGTCCCCTCAGCTCGAGCTATATAAAATGCATCGAAGCCCATTATTTCTTCGAACATTTCTTTTAAATAGTAATAAGAGAATTCAAGTGGTGTATAACGATCATTGTTTGTATATACTGTACCACTTGCTTGTAGTAATAAAGCTTTATAATTATCAGTCATTAAACCTACAGAACCATCTTCAGTATATTTAAATGTTTCTCTTGCTAACATAATATTATCCATATAATCTTTCATTCTTGAAGTGATATTAAAGTTATGAAGCGGAGAAACAATTACAATGCGCTGGCATCTTTTAAATTGAGTAAGTAAATTTGACGAAGTATCGGCTATTATTTGTTCTTCTTCTGTTAAAGGTTGATTAGCATTTTGTTTACCCCATATTTTTAATAATTGTGTTTCTTCAATTCTAGGAAGTTCCATATCATATAAATTTAAAACTTCAGGCGCTTCATTAGGAAATGCCGTTGTGAATTTTTCCATAAATAGATCTTTTAATTTAGCCGAAAAAGTATTGTTATTTTTAAAATCAGGATGTGCGTTAATAATTAGTGTGTGCATTAAGATATTCTCCTTTTAATATGATATTATTATCATAAATCTTAAAGGTGTCATTTTACGGCACCATTGAAAGGAAAATTTATGAATAAAGCTGAGCGCTTAAACCGAGAACTCATTTATCTAAGTAATAAACATACTTTTCATTTAAAAGATATAATGGAAGAATTTAATATTTCAAAAAGAACGGCACTTAGAGACATAGCAGAACTTGAAAGTATGGGCGTCGGCCTTTATGTTGAAAGCGGTAGATACGGTGGCTATAAGATTATTAATCAGAATTTGTTAACACCCATTTATTTTAATAAAAATGAAATTTTAGCAATTTTCTTTGCATTAGATGCATTAAAATTACTTTCAAGTACACCCTTCAAAAAATCATATAAGCAAATTCGTGATAAATTGTACTCTACGATTCCTAATAATTTAAAAAGTGACGTCCAAAACACGTTAAATGTGATTCAATATTACAATGCATACCTATTAACCAATCAGATATCTTAGCAGATATTTTAAGTTCAATACTTAATCAAAATACGATAACTATAACTTACACTCAATTTACTTATAAAGAGCTAGAAGTACAAGCTTATGAATTATTATATAGAAATGGAATTTGGTTCTTCGAAGCTTACAATATTACTGAACAAAAATGGGGTATATTTAGATGTGATTACATACAACAAATGGTAATCAATAATGAACAAGAAGTATCACTTTCTAGAGAAAAGTTGGAAGAATTAAAATTTATGGACGAGCAAGCTTATCAAAATATATTTTTTAAATGTGAATTAAATTATGCTGGTGTGGAAACGTTTATGAAAAATCACTATCCTAATATGGAGTTAAAATATGAAAACGATACGCCATTTATCATAGGTAAATATAGTGATGATGAATTAAACTATATGACTCATTATTTATTAACTTTAGGTGAAAATGTAAAAATCATCTATCCCCAACAATTAAAAGAAAATTATTTAAATCAGTTACATGCGATGATTGAACGCTACAATTAATTTCCTATAAAAAGATATAAAAAAAGAGCCTTAAAATTAAGGCTCTTTTGCTTGTAGAAAAGCTGATTAGCGAATTTCTGGAATTCTAGCAGCTTTACCACGTAAATTACGTAAGTAGTATAATTTAGCACGACGTACTTTACCGCGACGTTTAACTTCGATTTTTTCGATTTTAGGAGTGTGTAATGGGAAAGTTCTTTCCACACCAACACCTGAAGAAATTTTACGTACAGTGAAAGTTTCTGAAATGCCTCCACCACGACGTTTAATTACTACACCTTCGAATACTTGGATACGTTCGCGAGTACCTTCAATAATACGTACGTGTACTCTTAAAGAGTCACCTGCACGGAAAGAAGGTAAATCAGTGCGTAGTTGTGATTTAGTTACTGCTTCAATCAATTTGTGATTAGTCATTTTCTATTCTCTCCTTCAACCTATGTTCTTGCCTAGACAAATATATAGCAGCGGATCATAGTGATTTTTCGTGTATCGCACACTTGAATTATGTTAGCACATTGTTCGTAGTTTTTCAATTAGTTTTTAAATTTCTAGACAAAACAATGTAAATCAGTTTTGAAAACCCAAATAGTAATTAAAACTATTCATCCGATGATTTTCTAAAACCATAAAATGGTCTAAATTTATGTTTTTCATAATATGTAGTCGAACTTTTCGTAGCCAATAGTTCAATTCTAGTTGTGGGATATTGTCGACGTGCTTCATTTATTAAAGCTTGCCCCACCCCGTTACTTCTATACGACATTTTAACAAGTAATTCACATATAAATAAAGTAATAAATTGATCTGTAATTGTTCTAATATAGCCTAGCACATTACTTTCATTATCTACAGCAACATAAGCATTTGACTGATTTAAAGCATTTTTAAACGTTGCTTTATGTTCAACAAGATTACGCCAACCTTCTTCACTGTTCAATTTATTAATTTCATCAAAATATTTATCGTCGTAAGGTACTATATTGAAGTCTATTACCATTGTCGTTTCACCCTAAATATTTGATATTACTTAGATGACTGCTTGTTATGATTTTCTATAACCTTTTTATCTGCTTGAGTAAGCTCATAATGTTCTAATAAGTCAGGACGCTTGTCGTATGTTCTAATAATCTTTTGTTCATGTCTCCAACGTTCAATATTGGCATGGTTACCAGATAATAGAACGTCTGGCACTTTATAGTTTTTAAACTCTCTTGGTCTAGTATACTGTGGGAATTCTAATAATCCATCTTGGAATGAATCATCCTCATGTGATTGTTGGTTCCCTAACACACCTGGTATAAGTCTGACGATTGCATCTGTCATGGTCATAGCAGGCAGTTCACCGCCAGTTAATACGTAATCTCCCATAGATATCTCATCAGTAACGAGATGCTCCCTAATACGTTCATCATAGCCCTCATAATGACCACATATAAAGACGAGATGTTCTGACTCACTTAACTCTTCCGCAATTTGCTGACTAAATGGTCTCCCTTGCGGACACATTAATATAACGCGTGTATTTTCATTATGGTCAATCGATTCCATTGCATTAAAGACAGGTTCAGGTTTTAACACCATACCCTGTCCGCCACCGAATGGATAATCATCAACTTGTTGATGTTTGTTTTGTGCGAAGTCTCTAAAATTAATCGTATTAACAGATAGTACATTTTTATCTTGTGCTCTTTTTAAAATCGAATGATTTAACACACCATCAAACATTTCTGGAAATAATGTTAAGTAATCTATGCGCATTAATCTAACAGTCCTTCCATTGGAGTAATTACGATTTTTCTACCTTCAACATCTACGGATTTAACAACATCAGCAATATAAGGTATTAAATATTCTTTATCACCTTTAACCACCCAAACATCATTTGCGCCAGTTTCAAATATTTCTATCACTCGACCTATAGGTGTATCTTGTTCATCGAAAACTGTACAGCCTATAATATCGGAATAATAATACTCATTTTCGGCTAATTCAATATCTTCATGTTCACGTTCTTGAAGTAACACTTCATTTTTTAAATATTCAATGTCATTAATATTATTAATCCCTTCAAATTTCAACATGTGAAAACCTTTATGAACTCGATAAGAGGCAATAGTTAATTCCATAACTTCACCGTTACGTTCAATTGTCAGTACTTCTCCTGGTTGAAAACGGGTTTCAGTAAAATCAGAATTTGATTTTACTTTGACCTCTCCTTTAATTCCATGTGTATTTACTATAGTGCCAACTTCAACTTTCATATTTTTTCCTCCGTAAATAAAACGCTATATATTCAAGTACATTTTAATAAAATAATCATATAAATTATACCATTATGTTAAAACTTTGAATATGTACTATATATAAAATAAATGGAGCGAGAAAAATCTTTTAAAAAATGATTTTGTATCCTCGCCCATGCATAAATGACTAGAGTTTAAAAAAATTGATTCAATCACATTTCCAATTCAATCATCTACTGAC
The Staphylococcus kloosii genome window above contains:
- the rimM gene encoding ribosome maturation factor RimM (Essential for efficient processing of 16S rRNA) — protein: MKVEVGTIVNTHGIKGEVKVKSNSDFTETRFQPGEVLTIERNGEVMELTIASYRVHKGFHMLKFEGINNINDIEYLKNEVLLQEREHEDIELAENEYYYSDIIGCTVFDEQDTPIGRVIEIFETGANDVWVVKGDKEYLIPYIADVVKSVDVEGRKIVITPMEGLLD